A DNA window from Aureibaculum sp. 2308TA14-22 contains the following coding sequences:
- a CDS encoding TonB-dependent receptor, protein MNKLKLIALLLFFQVAILSAQEKFTLSGTISEASSNETLIGVNIIFSELQTGTVTNEYGFYSITIPEGTYAVLISYVGFKDIRTTITLDKDISKNFSLEETSETLDEVIIKENVEKLNIRKPQMSVNALTSATIKQIPVVLGEVDVIKSITLLPGVTNAGEGSSGFNVRGGAVDQNLILLDEATIYNSSHLFGFFSVFNPDAIKDLKLYKGGIPARYGGRVSSVLDIYQKEGNSKKFHANGGIGIVSSRLLLEGPLKKNKGSFLLGGRTSYAHLFLPLFDLDNVAYFYDLNTKLSYKINPNNNIYLSGYFGRDVFSISDSFENTYGNTVVNFRWNHLFSDKLFSNVSLIYSDYYYGLKLNLVEFNWNSGIQNLNVKYDFKHYLNDKFKLEYGLNSIYYKFNPGKIEPSTPTSGINEFKLIDKYAFENALYLDAEHQVTPKLALSYGLRYSSFLRLGQDELNTYTNDEAITFNEELQIYEKALPIGTESFKRSKTIKSFGNLEPRFSLAYQLNDVSSVKASYNRMSQYLHLLSNTSSPTPLDVWTPSGKYIKPQLLNQYAIGYFKSFNDDKYSIEVESFYKDIKNRIDYIDGADLIANNAIEQVILNGKARAYGLELLLRKNEGRLKGWLAYTLSKSEQQTPGRTTSELGINNGKWYKTGYDKTHDISLTASYELNKKWTFNSNFLFQTGQPTTYPNAQYLYNGITIPSYTGRNEFRLPNYHRLDISANYTPKPNKNKGWQSEWVFGVYNVYNRRNAASVSFGTNNETGVNEATRLSIFGIVPSISYNFKF, encoded by the coding sequence TTGAACAAACTTAAATTAATTGCACTTCTATTATTTTTTCAAGTAGCTATTCTTTCCGCACAAGAAAAATTCACGTTAAGTGGTACAATATCAGAAGCGTCTAGTAACGAAACACTTATAGGTGTTAATATTATATTTTCTGAATTACAAACTGGTACTGTTACTAATGAATATGGTTTTTACTCGATAACCATACCCGAAGGAACTTACGCTGTTTTAATAAGCTATGTAGGCTTTAAAGATATTAGAACAACGATAACTTTGGATAAAGATATCTCTAAAAATTTTAGTTTAGAAGAAACTTCTGAAACGTTAGATGAGGTTATTATTAAAGAGAATGTAGAGAAATTAAATATCAGAAAACCTCAGATGAGTGTAAATGCATTGACTTCCGCAACCATAAAACAAATTCCTGTTGTATTGGGCGAAGTAGATGTTATCAAGTCAATTACTTTGCTACCAGGAGTTACCAATGCCGGAGAAGGTTCTTCGGGTTTTAATGTGCGTGGCGGTGCAGTAGATCAAAATTTAATTTTATTAGATGAAGCTACAATTTACAATTCGTCACATTTATTTGGTTTCTTTTCTGTTTTTAATCCTGATGCTATTAAAGATTTAAAGCTCTATAAAGGTGGTATCCCTGCCCGTTATGGCGGTAGAGTTTCTTCGGTATTGGACATTTACCAGAAGGAAGGAAACAGCAAAAAATTTCATGCCAACGGAGGTATCGGAATTGTATCTAGTAGATTGTTGCTAGAAGGTCCGCTTAAAAAAAATAAAGGCTCTTTTTTATTGGGCGGAAGAACTTCTTATGCCCATTTATTTTTACCTCTGTTTGATCTTGACAATGTGGCCTATTTTTACGATTTGAACACTAAATTAAGCTATAAAATCAATCCAAACAATAATATTTACTTATCTGGGTATTTTGGTAGGGATGTGTTCAGTATCTCGGACAGTTTTGAAAATACTTATGGAAACACCGTTGTTAATTTTAGGTGGAATCATTTATTTTCTGACAAGTTATTTTCTAATGTTTCTCTGATTTATTCAGATTATTATTATGGATTAAAATTGAATTTGGTCGAATTCAATTGGAATTCGGGTATACAAAACTTAAATGTTAAATATGATTTTAAACATTATCTGAATGATAAATTCAAATTAGAGTATGGTCTAAATAGTATTTATTACAAATTTAATCCTGGTAAAATAGAACCTTCTACTCCTACTTCGGGGATTAACGAGTTTAAATTAATTGATAAATATGCATTTGAAAATGCTCTGTACCTTGATGCCGAACATCAAGTAACACCTAAGTTAGCATTGTCTTATGGTTTAAGATACAGCTCCTTTTTAAGATTGGGACAAGACGAACTGAACACTTATACAAATGATGAAGCGATAACATTTAATGAAGAACTTCAAATTTATGAAAAAGCCTTACCTATTGGAACCGAATCGTTTAAAAGAAGTAAAACCATAAAATCTTTCGGCAATTTAGAACCCAGATTTTCTCTGGCATATCAATTAAACGATGTGTCATCTGTTAAAGCCAGTTACAATAGAATGAGTCAATATTTGCATCTGTTATCAAATACCAGTTCGCCAACGCCCTTAGATGTTTGGACGCCTAGTGGCAAATACATCAAACCTCAATTATTGAATCAGTATGCTATTGGTTATTTTAAGAGTTTTAATGACGATAAATACTCCATTGAAGTAGAAAGTTTTTATAAAGACATTAAAAACCGAATTGATTATATAGATGGTGCTGATTTAATTGCTAATAATGCTATTGAGCAAGTTATTCTAAACGGTAAAGCAAGAGCATACGGATTAGAACTTTTATTACGAAAAAACGAAGGTAGATTAAAAGGTTGGTTGGCTTATACATTATCAAAATCTGAGCAACAAACTCCAGGAAGAACGACTTCAGAGTTAGGCATAAATAACGGAAAATGGTATAAAACGGGATATGATAAAACCCATGATATTTCTTTAACAGCAAGTTACGAACTGAACAAAAAATGGACATTTAATTCCAATTTTCTATTTCAAACGGGGCAACCCACCACCTATCCCAATGCACAATATTTGTATAATGGTATTACTATTCCAAGTTATACTGGTAGAAACGAATTTAGATTACCAAATTATCATCGCCTAGATATTTCGGCCAATTATACGCCAAAACCTAATAAAAATAAAGGTTGGCAAAGTGAATGGGTTTTTGGTGTTTATAATGTTTATAATAGAAGGAATGCAGCCTCAGTAAGTTTTGGTACTAATAACGAAACTGGTGTAAACGAAGCTACAAGATTATCTATTTTTGGTATTGTACCGTCTATATCATATAATTTTAAATTTTAG